From Salvia splendens isolate huo1 chromosome 3, SspV2, whole genome shotgun sequence, a single genomic window includes:
- the LOC121796571 gene encoding endoglucanase 5-like, translating into MAATTHAILVLLLGLVAAAVESFDYSAALDKTLLFLEAQRSGKLPPTQRVKWRGNSGLGDGYSQGVNLVGGYYDAGDHVKFGLPMAYSVTMLSWAAIDFKEDFIKLNQMGHVLEAIKWGTDYFIKCHPQQNVLWGQVGDGVSDHYCWQRAEDMTTSRTAYKLDAEHPGSDLAGETAAALAAASLAFKPYDSAYSNLLLVHAKQIFSFADRFRGLFSDSIGNSKQFYTSSGYYDELLWGATWLHRATNDEYYLKYVVDNCAAFGGTGWAVKEFSWDNKYAGVQILLTKMLLEGRAGSYASTLQQYQAKADYFTCACMQKNDGYNVKLTHGGLIYVREWNNLQYSASASFLLTVYSDYLTTAKKSVQCPDGLIQPQQILNFAKSQADYILGKNPKSLSYLVGYGQSYPIHVHHRGASIAPVSILHASVGCVEGFETWYKRNEANPNVIHGALVGGPNANDEFTDDRSVYDQTEPTLSGTAPLVGVFTRLHILSSSPYHKPQGPPSQHYAPVPQPKAAPAVPVEFLHSITNSWMVGSEKYYRHKVVVKNISEKPIGGLKLQLEGLTGSLWGLNPTQAKNTYELPQWIQTLQPNSECSFVYIQGGAQAKISVLGYN; encoded by the exons ATGGCAGCAACCACACACGCCATTTTAGTCCTCTTACTCGGCCTCGTTGCCGCTGCAGTCGAGTCCTTCGACTATAGCGCTGCCCTCGATAAAACCTTGCTCTTCTTGGAGGCGCAAAGATCCGGTAAATTACCTCCAACCCAACGTGTAAAATGGCGCGGTAATTCCGGCCTTGGCGACGGTTATTCGCAAGGG gtgaaTTTGGTGGGAGGATACTATGATGCAGGAGACCACGTAAAATTTGGTTTACCAATGGCGTATAGTGTGACAATGTTGTCATGGGCAGCTATTGATTTTAAGGAAgatttcattaaattaaatcaaatgggaCATGTTTTGGAGGCAATAAAATGGGGAACTGATTATTTCATCAAATGCCACCCTCAACAAAATGTGCTATGGGGGCAG GTTGGAGATGGAGTGTCGGATCACTATTGCTGGCAACGGGCGGAGGACATGACGACGTCCCGGACTGCGTACAAGCTGgatgccgagcatcccgggtcCGACCTAGCTGGAGAAACCGCGGCCGCCTTGGCTGCCGCCTCTCTAGCTTTCAAGCCTTATGATTCTGCATATTCTAATCTTCTTTTAGTACATGCAAAACAG attttCTCATTTGCAGACAGATTCAGAGGCTTGTTTAGTGATTCAATTGGAAACTCCAAGCAATTCTATACATCATCTGGTTACTAT GATGAACTGTTATGGGGTGCAACATGGCTACACAGAGCTACAAACGATGAATATTACTTGAAATATGTTGTTGACAACTGCGCCGCCTTTGGAGGAACCGGCTGGGCCGTCAAAGAATTCTCGTGGGACAACAAGTATGCCGGAGTTCAAATCCTTCTCACAAAG ATGCTTCTGGAAGGCCGTGCTGGAAGTTACGCCTCCACGTTGCAGCAGTATCAGGCGAAGGCCGACTACTTCACCTGCGCGTGCATGCAAAAGAACGATGGATACAACGTAAAGTTGACTCATG GTGGCCTTATCTATGTACGTGAGTGGAACAACTTGCAGTACTCTGCCTCGGCTTCTTTCCTCCTCACCGTCTACTCTGACTACCTCACCACAGCCAAGAAGTCCGTGCAATGCCCAGATGGCCTAATCCAGCCTCAACAAATCCTCAACTTTGCCAAATCACAA GCTGACTACATTCTTGGTAAGAACCCCAAGTCCTTGAGCTACTTGGTGGGCTATGGCCAGAGCTATCCAATCCATGTCCACCACAGGGGCGCCTCCATCGCTCCCGTCTCTATCCTACACGCTTCTGTTGGATGTGTTGAGGGGTTCGAGACTTGGTACAAGCGCAACGAGGCCAACCCCAATGTCATCCATGGAGCCCTTGTGGGAGGCCCCAATGCCAATGATGAGTTCACAGATGACAGATCTGTTTACGACCAGACTGAGCCTACATTGTCTGGAACTGCCCCTCTTGTTGGAGTTTTCACAAGACTGCACATTCTCTCTTCCAGTCCTTACCACAAACCACAAGGCCCTCCATCTCAACACTATGCACCAGTTCCCCAACCCAAAGCAG CTCCAGCTGTCCCAGTTGAGTTTCTTCACTCCATAACGAACTCGTGGATGGTTGGGTCGGAGAAGTATTACCGTCACAAAGTGGTAGTGAAGAACATCTCAGAGAAGCCTATAGGGGGGCTGAAGCTGCAGCTTGAGGGGCTGACAGGATCACTGTGGGGGCTCAATCCAACACAGGCTAAGAATACTTATGAGCTTCCACAATGGATTCAAACACTACAGCCTAATTCGGAGTGCTCTTTCGTCTACATTCAAGGTGGAGCTCAAGCCAAAATTTCGGTTCTAGGCTACAACTAA